The genomic DNA AGAATAAACAACTGACGTGTCCGCGACTCTGCCAGGACCATCTTGACATTCTTAGTTCGACGCAGCACATCGATTGCGCGACCGACGGTCAACGCTCCGAGCGTCACAATGCCGATGATAAACGAGCCGTGAAGATTCGCCCAAACTGCGAAGATCGCTGGAATCGCAAGGTAATACCATATTCGCCAGCGGAAAGATGTCGCCATCGCCAGAACCGCAGCGAAGCACATCATCCCAGTCAGCTGAGGGCGGACGATTGCCAGTTGTTGGTAATCTGTCCAGTAGAACAGGAAGACTGCCAGCAATGAAATTGCGGCATGTTGAGTCCGAGCATAAAGCGAAAACGCCAGACAGCCAGCGACGAAAACAATCGACGAGGCATAAAGGAATTGAATCCCCGAAACCCCGAACTGTTCAATCGTAAGATAACCGATCAATTGGCTCAGCCAAGCTGTGTCGGTCAATGACATCCCTACCGAAAGAGGCATGAACGGTTCTGTTTTGGGAAGTGCACCGTGTGACCAGATCCATTCCCCATAGAGGAGATGTCCCCAGAAATCGGTATGCCACAAAGGCGAATAATTGAGCAGAACGAACAACGTCCCGAGCACTCCGATAATCAGTGTCACTGCACTGGAGGCTTTCAGCCCTTCGGGAGTACGGTCCTCCAAAAGAGCGAGATTCGGTTGTCCATCTTCAGTTTGGTATTGTCTGGTCACGGGAGTCTCTTCGACCGGATGTTGATCAACGTCTTCGATGACTGTACTCATGGGACGGAACTTATCATAAGAGAAAGCTTGAGACACCCTCAGTCTGCCGCAACCTGAGTTGCCTGGAAACAATCCGAATCCCCGAGGCGACTTCCTCAAATTGTGAGAAAGCCTTCACTGCATCGGTCACCGGACAGGTTCTTAAACCGCTCAACCATCAAGACAATCAAATCCATTAATCGCCCACATGGAATGGCATCAGAGCAAAGAGACTGTGTTCTACGACTCTAGATTTACTCGGACAGCGAAGTCGACCAAGAACTGAGAGAGCTCTGTTCACAACCAAAAAACCTGCCATCATTGCGGGTCACACGAATACTGACGAAACTTACGAATTGCACAACAACGACCAGTTTTAGCGATACGTCTCAAAAACACATCCTTTTTACGCTCCCCCGTAAACGAGAACAGAGGTGATCGACAGGCCGAAGCTAATGGTCGAGGGCTCGAGGGATGAGAGGACCGGGAGAAATTTCAACAGATTCAATAGCACCTTGACTCGAAACGCCGCTTTGCGATCTGATGACGATTTTCCGGGCAAACCAAGCCTTGTCACTTCTGAAAACTGACCCAAGATGCAAAACTTGGAGCTGTCAGAAGCACAGACCGGTTTCGCTGGAGACTTCAAGCGACCAGCAAAACAAATCAGGAACTTCCAATGTACGGCTCAATTCAACAGCATTTACAAAAACAACTCGAAGAGGTCCGCGAGCAGGGACTGGAAAAGCGAGAGCGCAAAATCCAGACGCCGCAGAACGCGCGTGTTCTCGTTGCCGAACAGGAAGTCTTGAATCTGTGCGCGAACAATTACCTGGGTTTGGCAGATCATCCAAGAATTGTGGCTGCCGCCAAGCAGGCTTTGGAAGAGTGGGGATTCGGGATGGCATCGGTCCGTTTCATCTGCGGAACGCAAACGATTCACCACCAGCTTGAACAAAAACTGTCCGATTTCCTCGGTATGGAAGAGACGATTCTTTATTCGTCCTGCTTCGATGCCAATGGCGGCCTGTTCGAAACGCTTCTCACAGACCAGGATGCTGTCATCTCTGATTCCTTGAATCACGCGAGCATTATTGATGGCATTCGTTTATGCAAAGCACAGCGTTTTCGGTACAAAAATAACGACATGCACGACCTTGAGGAGCAACTCAAACAGACCGAGTCGGCTCGCTTCAAGCTGATCGCCACAGACGGCGTCTTCTCGATGGATGGGTATTTCGCCAACCTGCAATCCGTCTGCGACTTAGCAGAAAAGTACGACGCGCTTGTCATGGTGGACGATTCCCACGCTGTCGGATTCGTCGGTGAAAACGGTCGCGGGACGCATGAACATTGCGACGTGATGGATCGGGTCGACATCATCACCGGAACACTCGGCAAAGCCCTCGGAGGTGCGAGCGGAGGATACACAGCTGGTCGCAAAGAAATAATTGACTGGTTGAGACAACGCTCACGTCCTTACCTGTTCTCGAATTCTCTCGCTCCTCCAATCGTGGCTGCTGCCATTGAAGCACTCGATTTCCTCAGCGAAGACAAATCTCAGATTCAAAAGCTCAAAGAGAACACGATTTTCTTCCGAACTGAAATCGAAAAACTCGGATTCACGGTCCTCCCCGGCGAGCATCCTATTGTCCCGATCATGCTCGGCGATGCCGCCTTGGCAAACAGCATGGCGGATGAACTCCTTAAACGAGGGGTTTACGTCACAGGCTTCTCGTTCCCCGTCGTCCCCAAAGGAGAGGCAAGAATCCGGACCCAAATGTCCGCTGCACACTCGCAAGAAGATTTGCAATTCGCCCTGAAGCAGTTCGCGGAAGTGAAAGCGGAACTCAAAATCTAAGTGATGCACCGGGACGAGTCCCGTTTCCATTGACGCAAGTTGTTCTTCACGAACATAAGAATCACCAATGCCTGTTATAGAGCAGTTTGTTCGACTGGATGCGCGTGAAGTCGATGCCCGTGAAGAACGCATTTCTCTCAAAAAATGCTGTTCGCCAAGAGGCAGAACCTGAACACCAACTCGAAAAATGCTCTCGTAGCGGTTGTGTCGATCCTGCTGTTTGTCTGGATGTTTCACATCAAAGCTTCATTCTCGGCTGATTCAGCTTCTGCAAATCCGGAAAAACTGGAAGCGTGACCAGAGGTTTGTCATCAATCGATGAAAGTCGGCCTGTTCGTTGGTTTCCAGCCTGAGTTATCATCGAAAACCAAACAGGGGAAGTTCGATGCTGGTTCGGTTTGACCTGGCTATCGGAGTTTGGATAATGAATCGATCTTTCTAGAACTGATCCTGAAACCTGCTGAGCTCTTTTCGTTCCATTGAAAAGGTTTCGCGACGAAGGTTTCCGGACAGGGACTCAAACATTCGACCAAGAATGGTTACAGAATGAAAATTCCATCTTACTTTGTGCTCACGACAGCGATCATCTTCACTCTTGCAGTCGATGCCCAAGCTCAGCTCACGCGAGGCTTTGATCGACAGATTCCTTCGACAGCATTGAACGCAGAAGTGGTTCGACAACCATCGCTGCAAGTGATGGAAGTGCAGATTAAACTGGTTCGCCTTGCCTGGCTTGATCCTGAAGATCCCAAAGCAAGCGATGCCAAGAAAACAGAAGTCTGGTACCTCGTCTGGCGTGCAATCAACCGACCTCTCCGCTCGCGTGAGGGAAGTGACACTCTCGCTGTGAACCAACTTGATCCTTTGCCAGGGCCGATGCAGTTTATCCCGCAGTTTACGCTCGTGACTTACGACGATCCCAACACAGAAATTCCAAACCAGATTCTCCCGGATCAAGTCTTGCCTGGCGCGATCAAGGAAATCGAGAAAATTGAACGAGTACCATTGAACAACTCTGTTTCAGTGATTCAGGACTTCCCGGAAGCGGTTGCAGAGGATGCCGAAAAGCAGCCTTGGATTTATGGAGTGGCGACCTGGAAGAACGTTGATCCAAAGACCGACCACTTCAAAATCATCATGACAGGCTTCTCAAACGGGTACGAGAACAAAGGGACAATTGAAGAGCCGGAAATCTGGCGTAAAGTTATCGTTCAACGATTCTATCGCCCCGGAGATGAATTCGACCCGACTTCAAAGGAGTTCCAGTTCAAAGGTGAGCCTGAATGGACTTACCAACCTGAGCGAGGGAAAGCTGCTCCCGTAGAAAATTAATACGAGGAATTGGATTCGTCGTCGGTCGCAGGGATATGCTTTGCGACCTCGACGAGAATCGGTTCGCCAGGTCCCCCCTCTTTGATGACCCGGAAGTGTAAGCCTTCCCAAACTGATTCATCCCCGACTTCAGGGAATCGCTCCAGAGATTCGTGCATTAACGCCACGATGGTCAGCAGCCTGTCTTCGTCCGGTTCGAAATCAATATTGAGCCATTGCGACAAATAGCGAAGTGTTGTCACCCCTTCGGCAATGATCTTCCCATCCTTCCGCCGTCGAACCGGTTCACGGTCCAAAAGACGTTTTGCCCTGCTTGATTCCGGATCGAGAAGTGTGTCGAGAATATCATCTTCCGTCATCACGCCGATCGATTCGCCATATTCATTGATCACCACAGCGATGCTAATCAGTTGAGACCGCAACTGGCCCAGAGATTCCGCGGCAGTCGCACACCAGGGAACATAAGTGACCGGTTCCGCCATCGCTTCCAGATCTCGCTCTGGAAGTGAACTGATCTCATCAAGTGGGATGGCTGAACTGATCGTGTCTCTGTCTTCCCCACCGATCAACAGATAGGCCGGCATCCGCGAATGATTGTGGATATCCTCAATGGTGATTGGGGACTGATATATTTCGTAAGTTCCACGCGGGCGCATCAGCTCTTCTGCAGTCATTTCTGAAAGATGCAGAATCCTCCCGAGGATTTTTTGTTCAAGCTGCACGAGTTCTGAACCAAGCTCAGAGGTCTCAATGGCTCTTTCGATATCATCCAGCTCCAGATAATGCTCGGCTTTCAGTTGCGGCCACATCGCCCTGCGTAATCCGCGAGTTGTTGCTCCCAGGACTGGCAGAATCGGAGCCAGAACACGCACGGCCCCAGAAAGCGGCCAACTCGCCCAGACAGCGATTGTCCTGCGGAATAATACAGCAAGGCTTTTCGGAGCGACTTCGCCGAACAGGATCATCACGAGGAGTGAAAGGAGACTGAAAGCTCCGGCCATCGTCGGAGCACCTGCTTCCACGAGCCGCTTAGCAGTCACCAGGCTGATGGAGAAGTAAGAGAGATTGATGACCAGATTCCAAAACAGAACAACCGTCAGAAGCTGGTCTGGCTGACGCATCAGTTTCGCAGCCTGTCGCGCACTTGATCCCCCTGAATGCAGCCGACGCAACTCTTCGCGGGAGAGATAAAATAATGCTGTCTCACTTCCCGAGAAAAAAGCCGACGCCAGAATGAGCATGCTCATCAGGAGCGCCCCAGGCAGCCACACGGAGACTGTCGCAAAAAGTTCGTTCATCCTCGATCAGTTGTCGTTCGCCCAAGAGCAACATCGAAGGCGCTCACTGCAGGGACTAGAATTGCAGTAATCGTGAAGCCGAACGGGAACAAAACCGCCATCAGCACAGCGGCTGTATTTCCCAGTAAAAAGCTGACAATGGCATAGAACGTCATGAACGGCAGGATCAATCCGCAGATCGACAAAGCAGTCGAAGGATTTTTATGCGTCAGCGACATCCACAAGCCCAGGCTGCCCCCTCCGATGAAAGCAATAAATGGAACAAATTGCATCTCGAATGAGCTACGTGCTTCGACAATCAAAATCATGCAGACAAAAATTCCGATGAACAGAAAGAAGACGGTCCCCAAACTGTTCAAGATCGCTGATCGCGAGTTTTCAAAGGACAAGCCAGAATGAATTCCGAGCGCTGTGGCGAACAGGACCAGTGTCAGGTTTCCGATAATGATAAAGATGAGCGACTCCATATTCATCTCGCCGCGCATCCAGGACATCGCCACAAACAAAAACGGGACGAGAATCACTTCTTTCATATTGAAGAGAACACCACCCATCTTACCGAAGATGAATTCTTTGGCTGTGACCTCAGTGACGAGCAGGAGTTCCAGAGTCTGGCCGTCACGCTCGGAAGTTAAGGAGGTCACCGCCTGAGCGTTGATCAAAATGAATGAGATCAGAGAAAGCAGGGTAAACGCCAAGCCGGGCGCAGAGATAATGCCCAGCATGAACGTGGTCTCTTCTGGAATCTGCCGCAGCCAGAAGATGCAAGCCACAGCGAACGCAAAGTACGCTCCCTTGATGAGTCCGACTTTTTTTCCGTAGGCCTGTGTACAAATCTCTCGCCAGATAATTGGCGACTCCCAGATCGTGCGTGAATCGCGAACGTGCGATGGTTCTTTTCCGCTCTCCTCACTCGTCTTCTCAACTGCACTTGATTCTTCAGATTTGATGAAGATCGTGCGGGGCGGGTTCCAGACTCGAACCCGTAAACAGGTCCAGATCGAAATACCGGATGCCAGCAAAAACAGCCCTGTGACTGCTGGCCATGCTTGAACAGCCGGGATCACAACGTTCGGCTGGCTTGTAAGCGGATTAAGAATGTCACCAAGTGCACGAAACGGATTGAGAGCACCAGCGATCATGGCTAGTGACGAGCTTTCTCCTCCAAGAAAACCGACCGCCTCGACAGCCCCCAGAAAGAGCCCTGCCCCCATTAATGTGATGGCGATGATCTGAAATGTTTTCTCTTTCCAGTAAGCGACGAGCGTCCCCCAACTCCCGGCTGCCAATGCGGTGACAAAACAGAGGGCCTCAAACCAGACAACTTGTTCGAAAGTCACTCCTCCCAGCTGAGTCAGTAATGTGAAGATCGGAATAGAGACCAGAATCATCACGAAGATCGGCAGCAAGCTGGCGATCGCTTTCCCGATTACGAGTTCGCTGGACCTCAAATCTGTCATTAACAGCAGAATTAGAGTGCGGCGATCTTTTTCTTGAGCCACGCTTCCTGCAGTAAAAAGCAATGATGTCCCCAGAACAACAACCAGTTGCACAAAGCTGAGCAGGTTGAAGATGAAGACGCCAAAACGGGAAATATCGCCTAAACCACGCGGCGGAGCGAGCGCAAAGGTCGCCTGCGCACCTGTGAACACCAGAATCGTCAGGGCTGCCGCATAGCCAGCTCTGATCCCGAAGTGCTTCGGTTTTCGTGGGTCAGTTGTGAGTTCACGGGTGACAAGTGGTCCAGCAAGCAACGCAATCTCCGCGAGGACTGGGTTATCGAATTGAAATTTCAGAATGCGAAGTATAAACGCTGACGACGAAAGTGGCTATGAGGGGAAGTGCAAATTTTATGCGAAGGTGCTGATGTTGAGGTGTCGAATTCGTTGAAAGTCCCAGGTCCGATCCGTAAAGTGTACGTGTGTTATTTGTGTCACAATCTTTTTTTCATTGAGAACAGTGACTCTTCTGCCCCGAATTCGGGACAGATCCCGCATTTATACTTTTTCGTTTCTTTGTATCGGAGCATCCGCTCCTGTTCACGAACAACCTAGAGGAACTGATGTCAGATTCTGTAATCGAAATCCGCAACCTCTCGAAAGTTTATCGAGACTTCTGGGGACGCTCTAAAGTCAAGGCTCTCAATTCCTTAAGCCTGGATGTCAAACGTGGCGAAATTTTTGGTCTGCTGGGGCCAAATGGATCAGGGAAAACGACAACCTTGAAACTTCTGCTGGGGCTCCTGTTCCCATCTGAAGGTCAGGTTCGAATTCTGGGTCAGCCTGCACATGACGTCGAAAAGAACGAACGGATCGGATACCTGCCGGAAGAATCATATCTATATCGCTTCTTGAATGCGGATGAGACGCTCGAGTTTTATGGGCGGTTATTCAAGATGTCGAAAGCGGAACGTCGGAAACGAAGTGACGAGCTCATTAAACGGGTCGGCTTGGATCAAGCACGGCGGCGACAGCTCAAAGAGTATTCAAAAGGGATGACGCGACGAATCGGATTAGCTCAAGCCCTGATCAACGATCCGGAACTTGTCCTTCTTGATGAACCGACCAGTGGACTCGACCCACTCGGAACACGGGACATGAAAGACATGATCCTCAAGCTTCGGGACGAGGGAAAAACTGTCGTCATGTGCAGCCACCTGCTGGCAGATGTCCAGGATGTGTGCGACCGAATTGCGATCCTCTTCCGCGGTGAGTTGAAGGTGATCGGAAATGTTCAGGAACTGCTGTCATCAAACGATGAGACTCAACTGCTCACAAGCACTTTGAGTGAAGAAGCAATTCGTGATGTCAAAGAAACACTGAAAAAACATGGAGCGGACGTGAAAAACATTTCTCATCCGACTTCGACTTTGGAAGACCTCTTCTTACGAACTGTTGCTGAGAGTGAAGCACGACCAGGACGTCGGTTTGAACCGGGCGAACGTCCAACGAGCGAAAGCGCTTAAAGTCTCGCTTCGTGTCGTTAAAATTCTCTCCATACAATAATTCGGACTGAGGTAATCATGTCTATTGAACCACCATCCTTTGACGTTGCCGCAGCGTTATTGAATTGGGTTATCGCAATTGTGGCATGTTCGATCATCGGCCTGGCAGCCGGTTTCGCTGGATCGCTTGCATATCGAGGGACGTCCGGTCCTCGTGTGTTCTGGAATACACTAAAGCGTGGATTCCGTGATTTAACACGTCTTTCACTCAGTCGCATTGGAGCCATTGCATCGCTGACGATCAAAGAAGCGATCAGCCGGAAAGCCTTTGTTATTGGCTTGCTGTTCCTCCTGCTGTTCATGTTCGGCGGCTGGTTTCTTTCCAGTTCCGACGCAGAAAAGCCCGCTCTTCCGTACATCACTTTCGTAATGACCATCATGTACTTCTTGCTGAACCTGATGGCGATTTTGATTTCCTGCTGGGGACTTCCGGCAGATATCAAAGCGAAATCAATGCATACCGTCGTGACGAAACCGGTTCGCCGAAGTGAAATTGTGATCGGTCGAATCGTTGGATATTCCGGTGTCGTTTTGTCGGTGCTCGCCGTCACTTCGATCTTCGGGTACGTTTGGATTCAACGACAGGTTCCGCAACAGGCGAAAGATCAACTGATCGCGCGTGTGCCAGCCTATGGAAGTCTTTCCTTCCTGACACGCACCGGTCAACCTTCTGAGACAGGCACAAATGTTGGAGACATCTGGGAATACCGGGGTTACATTGAAGGACTCTCGAAGGCGCGGGCCATCTGGAAGTTTGACAACCTCGATACAGCCGAGCTGAGAAAACGTGGAGAGATTCGCTTTGAGCAAAAGTTTGAAGCATTCCGAACATACAAGGGCGATATTGAAGAGCAGACTCGATATCAAATCACCCTCGTCAATCCGACCACAAAATTGCGGGTCCCGATTGAAAAATCCTACCCTGTGGCAGAACACAAACAGGACCCGGAACTCTCAGTCGTCGTAATTCCGGGCGAAATTGAATATCAGGAGAGCTACGAAGTCGGAGCAAATGCGAAGGTCGCGAATCTGTTCGATGACCTTATCGACAACGGCTCATTAACCGTTGAAGTCGCTTGTATCGACGATCAACAGTATATCGGTTGCGCCGAAGGGGATCTCTTCGTTCGAATGGAAGACCGATCCTTCCTCTCCTCCTACCTGAAGGCAAATATCGGCTTGGCGTTTATGCTGGTTCTGGTCGTCTCGATTGGAACGACATCGAGCTGTTTCGTGAAAGGTCCCGTCTCAACATTACTCACAGGCTCCATGATCATCATGGGAAATGTGATCTACGAATTCGTCAATGAAGCAGTCAAACAGCAGCAAGAAAGACAGGACGGCAAGGTCATTGGTGGAGGGATGTTGGAGTCGATTTACCGGCTTGTCACCGGAATGAATCAAACATCCCCCCTTCCCGACAACCTCGGAATTGCGAAAGATATTATAGAGAGGCTCGATCAGACGGTCTTCAACATCCTGTTTGTTGTGCGTTCTGTCATTCCCGATTTCACTTTTTTCAGCATGAACAAATACACAGCTAACGGGTATGACGTCCCTTGGACAGGAGCGTTGCTACCAAGCATTTTGATTACTCTCGGTTTTTTATTCCCATTAATTATTCTTGGTTATTTTAGTCTTCAATTACGGGAGCTTGAGCACAAATGAGCAAACTTACTGTTCAGCAGCGAAAGCTGCTTTATGCCGGAGTTGCTTTGTTAGCACTCATTCCGGTTTTGTTCCTGGGTCCTCCTTCGACCCCGGCGGTCCTGAAAGAAGACGGAACAAGAAACGAAGGCTCTCGCGGAGGTACTTTGGCCCAATTGCGTACTGAGTACGAATTGGGAGAGTCCAGCCTCGGTGATGTCGACCCAACCAGTGCCTCGTGGAACCTGGTTCTGCTGGGGATGCGCGGAGTTGCCGCGAGTTGGTTATGGCAGAAAGCCGACCACTACCGGACCACGAAAAACTTCAACCAACTCGCCGAAACGGTTGAGTCCATCATCCTTTTACAGCCGCACTTTAAGGCTGTCTGGGAGTACCAGGCATGGAACTTGACCTACAACGTCTCTGCCGAGTGCGACGACGTCAAAGATCGTTACCACTGGGTGAAGCGCGGGGCAAAGTTCATGATTCGAGGAACTGAACGAAACAAGAAAGTTCCGGAATTACAGTTCAGCACCGGTCAGTTCTTTGGAACAAAGATCGGCGTCGCTGACGAAAAAGAAGTCTACCGTCAATTCTTTCTAAGCGACCCGAACGTTGAGATCTGGGGCGGGGGACCTGATGAGACCATCAACCCCAAAGGAATCGACAACTACTTAGTCGCCCGTGAGTGGTACCTCAAAGCGAACGACACACTGGAACTGCCAAATGTGGAGCAGCATCGTATGGATCAGGCCTTGTTTGTGGCCTACCCCTATCGTTGCCTGATGGAATACGCACGCTTCCATCAACAGGACGGAGTGGCGGACCAGCTCGATGAAATCGAGACACTCAACCTCGAGCCCGAAGAGGAACTTGCTCGACGTGAAAATGTCTACAAGCAATGGGCGAACGAAAGCCAGAAAAACTGGAGCGACGCCTATCGCGAGTGGACCGACATCTACGGACGGAAGCGAATCGAATCGAGCGGTGGTGGCACGATTATCCTCGAATACGACAACAACGTCCTCGAGCAACTCGCCGAGGAAGACAACATGACGCTCGCCGACAAGCAAAAATGGCAAAACATGTATCGCAAGACGACATCTTACGATAAATGGAAACGCCATTGCGAAATCGAACGTCGTGACGAGATGACTCGAGCCCGCTATCACCTCACTGAAGGTCGCCGGTTATACCGTAACGTGCAGGACTTCGAAGGTGCGAAAAAGTACCTTGAAGAAGGGATGGCACTACTCGATTCAGTCATTCAACAGTATGTCGCAGAAGATGGCAGTAATGTCATGCTGGTTGATGAACCGGATACCGTTGAAGATTCGATCAAGGCGATCTTGATGTGGCAAGCGGTTCTTGAACTCCTCGGAGAACCAGTTCCGGAGGATTTCCCACTCAAGCAAGTTTGGGAGAATCCAGAATATCAAACTATTCGAGAAGATCTCACCGACCGCTTCCTGCTTTGGCAAGGTGGTTAATCGGTACGCAGACGACTATGAGAACCAGTCCGAAAACCTCTGGGATAGTCGCTTTCCTCAACGTTTGAGAGAGCAATTTGAAGTTTCAGAATCAGTTCAAGAACTGATTCTAGATATTTTTCAGG from Thalassoglobus polymorphus includes the following:
- a CDS encoding glycine C-acetyltransferase codes for the protein MYGSIQQHLQKQLEEVREQGLEKRERKIQTPQNARVLVAEQEVLNLCANNYLGLADHPRIVAAAKQALEEWGFGMASVRFICGTQTIHHQLEQKLSDFLGMEETILYSSCFDANGGLFETLLTDQDAVISDSLNHASIIDGIRLCKAQRFRYKNNDMHDLEEQLKQTESARFKLIATDGVFSMDGYFANLQSVCDLAEKYDALVMVDDSHAVGFVGENGRGTHEHCDVMDRVDIITGTLGKALGGASGGYTAGRKEIIDWLRQRSRPYLFSNSLAPPIVAAAIEALDFLSEDKSQIQKLKENTIFFRTEIEKLGFTVLPGEHPIVPIMLGDAALANSMADELLKRGVYVTGFSFPVVPKGEARIRTQMSAAHSQEDLQFALKQFAEVKAELKI
- a CDS encoding CNNM domain-containing protein, whose product is MNELFATVSVWLPGALLMSMLILASAFFSGSETALFYLSREELRRLHSGGSSARQAAKLMRQPDQLLTVVLFWNLVINLSYFSISLVTAKRLVEAGAPTMAGAFSLLSLLVMILFGEVAPKSLAVLFRRTIAVWASWPLSGAVRVLAPILPVLGATTRGLRRAMWPQLKAEHYLELDDIERAIETSELGSELVQLEQKILGRILHLSEMTAEELMRPRGTYEIYQSPITIEDIHNHSRMPAYLLIGGEDRDTISSAIPLDEISSLPERDLEAMAEPVTYVPWCATAAESLGQLRSQLISIAVVINEYGESIGVMTEDDILDTLLDPESSRAKRLLDREPVRRRKDGKIIAEGVTTLRYLSQWLNIDFEPDEDRLLTIVALMHESLERFPEVGDESVWEGLHFRVIKEGGPGEPILVEVAKHIPATDDESNSSY
- a CDS encoding ABC transporter permease subunit encodes the protein MLAGPLVTRELTTDPRKPKHFGIRAGYAAALTILVFTGAQATFALAPPRGLGDISRFGVFIFNLLSFVQLVVVLGTSLLFTAGSVAQEKDRRTLILLLMTDLRSSELVIGKAIASLLPIFVMILVSIPIFTLLTQLGGVTFEQVVWFEALCFVTALAAGSWGTLVAYWKEKTFQIIAITLMGAGLFLGAVEAVGFLGGESSSLAMIAGALNPFRALGDILNPLTSQPNVVIPAVQAWPAVTGLFLLASGISIWTCLRVRVWNPPRTIFIKSEESSAVEKTSEESGKEPSHVRDSRTIWESPIIWREICTQAYGKKVGLIKGAYFAFAVACIFWLRQIPEETTFMLGIISAPGLAFTLLSLISFILINAQAVTSLTSERDGQTLELLLVTEVTAKEFIFGKMGGVLFNMKEVILVPFLFVAMSWMRGEMNMESLIFIIIGNLTLVLFATALGIHSGLSFENSRSAILNSLGTVFFLFIGIFVCMILIVEARSSFEMQFVPFIAFIGGGSLGLWMSLTHKNPSTALSICGLILPFMTFYAIVSFLLGNTAAVLMAVLFPFGFTITAILVPAVSAFDVALGRTTTDRG
- a CDS encoding ABC transporter ATP-binding protein: MSDSVIEIRNLSKVYRDFWGRSKVKALNSLSLDVKRGEIFGLLGPNGSGKTTTLKLLLGLLFPSEGQVRILGQPAHDVEKNERIGYLPEESYLYRFLNADETLEFYGRLFKMSKAERRKRSDELIKRVGLDQARRRQLKEYSKGMTRRIGLAQALINDPELVLLDEPTSGLDPLGTRDMKDMILKLRDEGKTVVMCSHLLADVQDVCDRIAILFRGELKVIGNVQELLSSNDETQLLTSTLSEEAIRDVKETLKKHGADVKNISHPTSTLEDLFLRTVAESEARPGRRFEPGERPTSESA
- a CDS encoding ABC-2 transporter permease, with protein sequence MSIEPPSFDVAAALLNWVIAIVACSIIGLAAGFAGSLAYRGTSGPRVFWNTLKRGFRDLTRLSLSRIGAIASLTIKEAISRKAFVIGLLFLLLFMFGGWFLSSSDAEKPALPYITFVMTIMYFLLNLMAILISCWGLPADIKAKSMHTVVTKPVRRSEIVIGRIVGYSGVVLSVLAVTSIFGYVWIQRQVPQQAKDQLIARVPAYGSLSFLTRTGQPSETGTNVGDIWEYRGYIEGLSKARAIWKFDNLDTAELRKRGEIRFEQKFEAFRTYKGDIEEQTRYQITLVNPTTKLRVPIEKSYPVAEHKQDPELSVVVIPGEIEYQESYEVGANAKVANLFDDLIDNGSLTVEVACIDDQQYIGCAEGDLFVRMEDRSFLSSYLKANIGLAFMLVLVVSIGTTSSCFVKGPVSTLLTGSMIIMGNVIYEFVNEAVKQQQERQDGKVIGGGMLESIYRLVTGMNQTSPLPDNLGIAKDIIERLDQTVFNILFVVRSVIPDFTFFSMNKYTANGYDVPWTGALLPSILITLGFLFPLIILGYFSLQLRELEHK